A segment of the Anoplolepis gracilipes chromosome 14, ASM4749672v1, whole genome shotgun sequence genome:
ataaatagaagataataaattattaaattaataaataatttaatttataattattgtataaacagTAATCTATTTGTATCTAATCTGtgtacatatctttataattttagggAGCATCTCTGCAACTGTTACAACTCCACTGGATGTTGCAAAAACTAGGATAATGCTCGCTAATAGAACAATGCTTTCATCACAACtgacaataataaatgtactccatgaaatatatatagaaaatggtTTTCGTGGGTAAGTATTTCTCagtgtctttttttttctcgataataaaaaaattacaaatattttaaatattcttaatatcttTGCAaagatacattaaatatttaatactatagACTATTTGCTGGTCTCGGACCAAGATTAATGTGGATCACATTAGGAGGTTTTATATTCTTTGGAGTTTATGAAGAAGCAAAAGtgcttacaaaaaatattttcaatgctaaaataataactatgtGAGTTTATAGAGTACACATtgttatttgaaatatgtataaaaaatttatttcaatatataatattataatattattctattctttgatataatagtataaatcCCGCGTTTAATATAATCCtcatttatatgaataatttataaaaatacaattttatattttattttttatatccaatctatatttttttttattttgcttttataaataaagagatgTTTTGTTTCATGGaaacaatcaaatatttaagcCAAAAATACTGCTACTAAtgtagtaaatattaatttgtcgcAATTtgcacaatttatatatatttgcatttccTTAAACAATGTTCTTAATCTCGATTTGGAATCAATATTtccttagaaaaaaatattgaaacatcAGTAGTTTTtacattaacatttaaatgcacaattttgaacattttgaatattttatgtttttaatcaaTCTTGCTCTTTAActttcatatttcatataaaactttttaacaaaACTAACAGTTGGTTAACCaacattaatattcaaaattgaatacaagacaaaaaatgacatttacaATGAAAGTTTTGTTAAGGAAATATTGATGCCAAAATTATGCAAACactttttgtcaaaaatcCAATTGTGTCAACATACACTTCCCTTACTTCtacgaaagataaaaattgcacATGTAATGTGCACGTAtaagatgtatatttaatccttgtttttttcctaaattgaaatctttcttttatatcatatataaaaatataaaatatgtaatatatatatatatatatatatcttcaacaacattatatcattatttcagtttcataattttgcttttaaacTACccattaatttttccaatttcaTTGCTTTCTGCAGATTTCCACTTATATTTAACTTGCCTGTCATAAATGCTGCAGCAGGTTTTAGTTTACCTGTCGATAAAGtaagtaattatattgttaatataatttagaaaatttattttaattatattaataattatcacacTTAtgctgtgtgtgtgtgtgtgtgtgtgtgtgtgagacaCACATTaatgcacacacatacacacacaaaagaagttatattgaaatatacatatacctgAAAACATGGCAAAGAAATTATCTGAATCCATTGTAAGTGTTGCATCTGCTGGTTGACTGGGTTCTCCTTTTCCAGTAGCgccttttccattttttaaatccaGGAACCACACACCAGCTtcttttcctaaaataaaaaagaattatatatataaaacagttataaaaaatatatgtatattttataaataaatatatatttgttataaataaatatacttatgtatattaacacttgtcatattatattataatatttgaatcaagaaatgaaaaattacctttcacattaaattgatatattgcaCCAACTTTGTTTACCAGTTCGTTActtaaatttgcattaatgGCAATAAATATACGTTCCACATGTCCCACTTCACCGTTATTTGTTTTGTCAGAATTATGTTTCTTATCTTGGGAATCCAAAACATATGTATCATCCAAAAAGAAATCTGTCATTAAATTGTCCTTGTttgctaaagaaaaaattacaaatacacTTATTGCAAAAACAATcatttaataacttataatatcTAGCAATTCTTACATGTATCtatttttacaaagatttCATATATAGAAAACGATTTAAGtaacaatacaaaataatatgtgaattttatcaattatgtataatttgttaatactaatctattaattgtacaattattcataagtatgaaaaaatatagataccTGGATTACAtgcataatttgtaaaatcagTAACAccctcattttttaatatgtcttCATCAATCAAAAATTGACCAGTAATAGATTTATCATCTTTACAAAGCAAACTGTAAACCGCATCTGCCATGATTTCAGGTTTTCGGCAAACATTACTCGAATCCGAACCGGTTAACATGTCCATTGCAGCAGTATATATagctgaaaataaaaaataaaagtgatacaaataaaatctataatctataataattcaatatattctatatgaattctatataattatccactacattttatgatatacataatatacgcagcattaaaatcattaaataattcactcaaagtcgattaaaaataattatttcaagaatgaacttgatatataaatgcttttcattatcatgttttttttcatatctaaagtcaactttcttaattacataaaacacGTATGTAATTCAACTTtggagatagagaaagaaaaaagaaatatttatagaaaacgcaactgaaataattaaatccatTGATTATTTGTTACTCATACATAAAAagacaatattaataacataccTGTCCTTGGCCAAACAGCGTTAACCACGATACCGTCAGGTTTTAATTCTTCCGCCATGCCGAGAACACACATAGACATTCCATACTTGGCCATTGTATATGCAACATGATTTTTAAACCAAATCGGCTTCATATTTAACGGAGGACTTATATTAACTATGTGTGGATttgtgcttttttttaaatatggtATACAAACTTTTGATCTAGAacacaattttattgcaatatgataaaatatgcgataattttaataaaatatctcattttttgtttaatttaactctatatacagagtatatatgtacataaaacgTTTACTTGCTTGAACATCAAGGATAtcgtgatataataaaaaaaaatatacttacacAAGGAAAGTTCCTCTAGCATTAATGTTATTCatcaaatcatattttttcatatcggTTATGAGAGTACCCGTTAAAGAAATAGCGCTCGCATTGTTCACTACAATGTCTATACCGCCAAATTTTGCAACAGCATTTTCAACTGCATTAATCACTTGGGCTTCATCACGTACATCTACGATGCAAGGTAGAGCTTTACCACCGGCTGCTtcaactgaaaaatatatgaagtatattttacatatatatatacacacatatataaaagtttttaaactcaaattcttttatataaattatatctagcCGAGAAATATCtactatacaaatataaaatcgcaGAATATctcagttttatatattataaacaagaaaaattagttcagtaataaatttttaaaaatattatataagtaaaatttaaaacatttttttaatttcgaaactttaagtatatatctattaaatacaatataaaatatctgtcactgataaaaaaatcaagatcaTCTAAAGTAATTAACAAACTACAAGATAtttacttctttttatttaaataattccttTATTATATGTCAACAactagttaatttttattaaaatttaaaagtatgaGTTTTCCACAACATGTAAAAATACCTTGGTAAAACTTTATCtcagaaaaacatttttatatcactgcaaaataaaatttataccagAAATctaaatttgttgaaaaattaataattaataattactttcatTAGCTGCTGTATAAATGGTACCCGGTAGTTTTGGATGCGGTTGAGCAGTTTTTGCAGCAATAACAATATTTGCACCATCTTTTGCCGCTTTCAATGCTATACTTTTTCCAATACCCCTTGAAGCTCCTGTAATGAAAATAGTGCGACCAGCCAACTTCCTGTatcaaatacatattaataaagatcagtaccattttttttttttaaataagatttaagataattattggaaatataaatcttatacaaataatatttgggatatatattcaattttaataaaatgtacacaCTTAAGCCATCAAGatatttactaattataatttcacgaGGCactaaagaaatatataaagctacattgaattttattgaaaaatataaattataacttttgttgaaaaaaattatctcaacatttaattacttttttattcagtaaatatatataaaatataataaaaacaatttttatttatcaatatgagACATGATATAAATActgtaagaaaaaatgttaaatataaaagttttaattcaataatatttatcatacttAAGTTTCGTACAATatcaaaattcaataaatattcagtattctaattctaaatttacaaCCATATCACTcaatattaaacttaaaaatctaaatgataaatatgtttcatacattataaatgatttataaatttacacttACCCAGTATTAATCATTTTAGcgatttctataaaattgagACGTATTGtcgataataaaaagtatacgtGGAATGATAAGAGGCAAAAAACTAAAACGAACGTTGCTCAAGATTTGCAGATTGAAAATTAGGAAAAATCtatcattaaatatgtacGTATGCTTTGATGTttcaattcttatttatatgagGTTCCAAGTACATTGGACTAATAATTACACAAGTGTATTTACTTCACGCTTTAAATATCAGAAATAGAATCGTCATTCTGACATTTGTGCGGCTTGCTTGTGTTGCTTGCACTTTGTACTTcgatcaaaataaaaagagacagGTACATATCTTTGTGTGGACATCTCTCTCTTACATTTACTACCTGAGCTAAAAATACTTTCTCATCAATTAATTAGCGATAAAAATGATACGCAGTTTCTGGCAAATGTTTTagttttacttattaatttagacgataaaattaaaagagattaggatttttttagtttttttttaattcgtaaaatacatataaattaaatgttttttactatGATACTAAATACTAACCTAACCATTAACCAATCAACGAATCCCCGATCCCGATAAAGATGATTcagcttttctttctttataaataatttccccatttttttaaaagctcaCTCCattgtatttcaattttttttttttaaatagtttttgcCCAAACATATGCGATACCCACCGGGATGTAAAGACTGTAGCCATTTGACGCtccaattaaataaaagtagcaTAAACATATAagcaagttatattttatttcaatttttatatttacatcataataaaaagaattgtgATACATTCCTACAATCATATAGGAAATTAATATcgcgtattattttataaaacattccATTTATCTCATTCAATCATTTAGATGAAGATCTTTTGCCAACATGTGTGCAGTTACGTACATCATCTTACTTTTCTTATTCAAGTATACATTGATTGCTCGCTGACGCATCTCTTGCCACTCATACAAGTCTCGAAATATAGGGCGAACAAATTTCATGCGCCCTTGTTCAGTGGCAAAGTCCAAAGCATCAGAAACTTTCGCTTCCCATCGACTTTTGATGCACAAGCGCAACCAAACAAACCTGTGAAACATGTGTTACATCGTGTAATTGCAATTTCATAAATACAGTATTCATAAATAGAGATGCTCAAATACCGTATTTCAGAATTCTTCATTAAGTCCAACTGATAAGTGGCTGTCATTAGCTGTATCTTGTCAAGTGATAAAACAGTAGATGATTTATGTAGATTGGTTAAAAACATAACTTTCTGGCCAGGAGACAAGCTCTCTATATCCGACTTGACAAAAGGCAAAGCAGTATTCTCATCCCATTGAATCCATCGGTTTGCTAACTCAGTACACGCATTTGTCAAGGTTTTGTCATAATCTGGTATCACAGGTGGCATACCTGGCTTATGGAGCCATGTATCCCAATCTACAGAATTTAGCAACTAAAAATCAAGAcgttatctataatattacaaatattaatgttgaaactctatatattatatattttttttttaaataaaaaagcaagtTACCTCGACTTTATCCGAAAAATACTGATACAAATAATCCTTCCAAATATTAGTCTTTATGCTTTTGTACTTGTAGATAGccaaataagattttaaaaatggttCGAACACTTGTGGTCCACCTAAAAGCTGCTCCAAATAGAACAGAAATGTATGTCCTTTTTCATAAGGCACAATTGAAAATGCGTCATCAGGATCGACGCCGATTAAATTTGGTACCAGGTTTGTTAGCTGATTGGTTTCACCGAggttttttatctataataataataataatatactattaaaaGACATTGGAAATGCAATGATATGTGATATATTGTTTCCAAGTAACATATTTCATTgctcatatttatttcatcattttttggaTATTTAATCGGTATCAAGTACATACCTCTTCTCTCAAACATTCAATACCATGCAATGCTTCAAAATGTCTCATTTTTTCACCAAACATTTTTGCATTAATCTTCCTCTCTATAAACATAGTAAAACCTTCGTTCAAccaaaaatgttcaaaatttgcatttgtaaCTAAATTTCCTGTCCAGCTGTGTGAGATTTCGTGAGCAATGACATTGGCTAAAGAACGATCTCCAGCAAGTATGGTCGGCGTCACGAATGTCAGGCAAGGATTTTCCATTCCGCCAAATGGGAAACTCGGTGGTAACACTAGTATGTCATACATGCCTGcgcaaatgtattatttagaatataataaaaatagattaacgAAAAAAAACCTCTTGAAATATAACTgacaaaaagaattataatacatatacaaaacaaattttttgtactttaCCCCAGACATAAGGACCACACAATTGTTCAGCAAATTTCAACATTGTTTCAGTTTCTCCAAACTCATATGCACTTTGatcaataaattctttttcagcCCACACTTTGCTTCTGGGACCAACTTGTTTTGACACTAGTGCACCTACAGCAATAGCCACCAAATAGGATGGAATTGGTACAGGCTGATGAaacgtgtatatttttttttctgaattctCTGACACTCTATCCAAAAGTGCAGACATTACAACTGTAAGTTCTTTTGGTACAGAGatctagaaaatataaagtacaCATGTCaatgtgaaatttaaattagacattTCTCTATTACAGTCTAATTAAAGCAATATTtgagattgtttttttttttttttttttttactaatatatttttccttatttttaaataattacctCGGCAGAGTATGTGGATTTGACAGATGGTGTATCCTGGCAAGGAAACATAGATCTAGCATGTATGgcctaaaaaaataaacaaatttatatataacacatatgttaatataagttataaaaattgtatttaattttacctgACATTGAGAAAATAAGTAAG
Coding sequences within it:
- the LOC140673153 gene encoding leukotriene A-4 hydrolase-like, producing MALSPGDPSSYARPDLAVVTHTHLELIVDFDRKVLEGKAILHIEKTSSANEIILDNRKLVISNTTNAVDGSTLEHSIEADVEFGSKLIIQLPQTIGDDTKCKIEIKYETSPDATSLQWLTAEQTAGGVHPYLFSQCQAIHARSMFPCQDTPSVKSTYSAEISVPKELTVVMSALLDRVSENSEKKIYTFHQPVPIPSYLVAIAVGALVSKQVGPRSKVWAEKEFIDQSAYEFGETETMLKFAEQLCGPYVWGMYDILVLPPSFPFGGMENPCLTFVTPTILAGDRSLANVIAHEISHSWTGNLVTNANFEHFWLNEGFTMFIERKINAKMFGEKMRHFEALHGIECLREEIKNLGETNQLTNLVPNLIGVDPDDAFSIVPYEKGHTFLFYLEQLLGGPQVFEPFLKSYLAIYKYKSIKTNIWKDYLYQYFSDKVELLNSVDWDTWLHKPGMPPVIPDYDKTLTNACTELANRWIQWDENTALPFVKSDIESLSPGQKVMFLTNLHKSSTVLSLDKIQLMTATYQLDLMKNSEIRFVWLRLCIKSRWEAKVSDALDFATEQGRMKFVRPIFRDLYEWQEMRQRAINVYLNKKSKMMYVTAHMLAKDLHLND
- the Hsdl2 gene encoding hydroxysteroid dehydrogenase-like protein 2, with product MINTGKLAGRTIFITGASRGIGKSIALKAAKDGANIVIAAKTAQPHPKLPGTIYTAANEIEAAGGKALPCIVDVRDEAQVINAVENAVAKFGGIDIVVNNASAISLTGTLITDMKKYDLMNNINARGTFLVSKVCIPYLKKSTNPHIVNISPPLNMKPIWFKNHVAYTMAKYGMSMCVLGMAEELKPDGIVVNAVWPRTAIYTAAMDMLTGSDSSNVCRKPEIMADAVYSLLCKDDKSITGQFLIDEDILKNEGVTDFTNYACNPANKDNLMTDFFLDDTYVLDSQDKKHNSDKTNNGEVGHVERIFIAINANLSNELVNKVGAIYQFNVKGKEAGVWFLDLKNGKGATGKGEPSQPADATLTMDSDNFFAMFSGKLKPAAAFMTGKLNISGNLQKAMKLEKLMGSLKAKL